The following proteins are co-located in the Malassezia restricta chromosome II, complete sequence genome:
- a CDS encoding beta-glucan synthesis-associated protein KRE6 → MSLGHTGDPDPEKMKTDAAKVEHLDTRHQKESTEAGLRTPEPAMYQNIEDVRSESFMSEQRQGSVADAASTHSDVQHTVVPYSWMSGYDDNSFADDLHDPAKPLRGAFEPKRAVLNVGSLIILVLCLLMLFAGYPILHHYTEGNGNDDRINDFKKIFDVHSPIPDSIPISRVNSSKLQKAFDEKAKMMIDPDTPEDAFELGSTYSKSEGKKFKLVFSDEFNTDGRSFYPGEDPFWEAADLHYWATNNYEWYDPAAVYTKDGSLRLRLDQHQEHNRYFRGGMLQSWNKFCFRNGILIASIQLPGYRSVAGLWPAFWIMGNLGRAGYGATLQGTWPYSYDHCDVGTLMNQTLFNSVHPDGYPRENIIRGGATAFNEQHETRSLSFLPGQKLSRCTCPGEDHPGPFRNGEFVGRSAPEIDVFEAQKMGRNMGVSQSCQMAPYNYQYDITYGKNKSDVYQFFTSQGSLNPYNGEITQQSLSGTSLASQEAIQYVADSLDTTEEGNFATYSLEFKGGSDGHVSWTSNGRKTWELYPGALAPDNRTLINSRQYPKEPMYIIMNLGISKNFGDPEWDDIMEGFPYEMAVDWVRVYQDPDDPESDTGCSPDDMPTSGYIERHLEAYTNANLTVWGGGPDEGGYGAYWPLNRLYSKGCKGTRSTEPGDPDRSHVPAKHVPSASVTMIPGAQPFQQNQS, encoded by the coding sequence CTGAGAAAATGAAAACAGACGCAGCCAAGGTCGAACATCTCGACACACGGCATCAAAAGGAGAGCACTGAGGCTGGTCTAAGAACTCCTGAACCGGCCATGTATCAAAACATTGAAGATGTCCGCTCAGAAAGTTTCATGTCTGAGCAGCGGCAAGGCTCAGTCGCTGATGCCGCTAGCACCCATTCGGATGTGCAACATACCGTTGTTCCCTATAGCTGGATGTCAGGCTACGATGACAACAGCTTCGCAGACGACTTGCATGATCCGGCTAAACCTTTGCGTGGTGCGTTTGAACCAAAGCGCGCTGTACTCAACGTTGGATCATTAATTATCTTGGTTTTATGCTTGCTCATGTTGTTCGCAGGCTATCCAATTCTGCATCACTACACAGAAGGGAACGGAAATGATGATCGCATCAATGATTTTAAAAAGATTTTTGATGTTCACTCACCCATTCCCGATAGCATACCCATCTCACGCGTCAACTCATCTAAGTTGCAAAAGGCTTTCGACGAAAAAGCTAAAATGATGATTGACCCGGATACCCCAGAGGATGCTTTTGAATTGGGCTCCACGTACTCAAAATCAGAAGGCAAAAAGTTCAAGTTGGTCTTTTCAGACGAATTTAATACGGATGGTCGTTCTTTTTATCCTGGAGAAGACCCTTTCTGGGAAGCTGCTGACTTGCACTATTGGGCTACCAATAACTATGAGTGGTACGACCCTGCTGCAGTGTACACGAAAGATGGATCTCTTCGTCTTCGCCTTGATCAGCATCAGGAGCACAACCGCTACTTCCGTGGTGGCATGCTTCAGTCATGGAATAAATTTTGCTTCCGCAATGGTATTCTCATCGCCAGTATACAACTTCCCGGGTACCGATCTGTGGCTGGTCTCTGGCCTGCTTTTTGGATTATGGGTAATTTGGGTCGTGCTGGCTATGGTGCAACTTTGCAGGGGACTTGGCCGTACTCGTATGATCACTGCGACGTTGGAACTCTGATGAACCAAACACTTTTTAACTCTGTTCATCCCGATGGATATCCTCGTGAAAATATAATAAGAGGTGGTGCCACCGCTTTCAACGAGCAACACGAAACCCGCTCACTTTCATTCCTGCCCGGTCAAAAACTATCTAGGTGCACTTGTCCTGGTGAAGATCACCCAGGCCCCTTCAGAAATGGGGAATTCGTTGGTCGTTCCGCCCCAGAAATCGATGTTTTCGAGGCCCAGAAGATGGGCAGAAACATGGGCGTATCACAATCTTGCCAGATGGCGCCTTACAATTATCAATATGACATCACGTATGGTAAGAATAAGTCTGACGTGTATCAATTTTTTACCAGTCAGGGCTCACTTAATCCTTACAATGGTGAAATCACGCAACAATCACTAAGTGGCACCAGCTTGGCAAGTCAAGAGGCCATCCAGTATGTGGCAGATTCGTTGGACACGACAGAAGAAGGCAATTTCGCCACCTACTCATTAGAGTTCAAGGGTGGTTCCGATGGTCATGTGTCGTGGACGAGTAATGGTAGAAAGACATGGGAACTTTACCCAGGTGCCCTGGCACCTGATAACCGGACTCTGATTAACAGTCGCCAATACCCCAAAGAACCAATGTACATTATCATGAACCTGGGCATCTCGAAAAACTTTGGCGACCCGGAATGGGATGATATTATGGAAGGATTCCCGTATGAAATGGCTGTGGATTGGGTTCGTGTTTACCAGGACCCTGATGACCCGGAGTCAGATACTGGCTGCAGTCCAGATGATATGCCAACGTCGGGCTATATTGAGCGTCACCTGGAGGCATACACGAATGCAAACTTGACGGTTTGGGGCGGTGGGCCTGATGAAGGTGGCTACGGGGCCTACTGGCCATTGAATCGTCTGTATTCTAAAGGTTGTAAGGGTACTCGTTCGACGGAACCTGGTGACCCAGACCGCTCTCATGTCCCAGCTAAACACGTTCCATCTGCCTCTGTCACCATGATTCCTGGTGCTCAGCCGTTTCAACAAAATCAATCATAG